One genomic window of Streptomyces sp. WP-1 includes the following:
- the secD gene encoding protein translocase subunit SecD, which produces MAAPKKGRSASAQSKPGRSLALILIAIVALTGGMFASGHTTPRLGIDLAGGTSITLKAKADQGSAVNKANMDTAVDIMNRRVNGLGVSEAEVQTQGTDNIIVNIPRGTNSKEAQQQVGTTAKLYFRPVLASEPSGAAASPSPSGSPTSGSSPKPGSSSSPSASSPQKASSSSSSPSSSTSPTASATTQGRAVTDALKAGSSPSPSATPTGGSSPKPTPSASGGTDTSKLQAAYTALDCSKKADRAEAGNNAKPGDPTIACGKVGKGYYKYLLGPAGVDGTEVKKAQAVFDTQGASGWQVQMTFNSTGAKKFADITGELAKNQAPQNEFGIVLDGEVVSSPYVSTAITGGQAEISGSFTQQDAQSLANMLSYGALPLSFQEQSVTTVTAALGGQQLHAGLLAGAIGLALVVLYLVVYYRGLSLVAMASLLVSAILTYVIMSLLGPAIHFALNLPAVCGAIVAIGITADSFIVYFERIRDEIREGRSLRPAVERAWPRARRTVLVSDFVSFLAAAVLFIVTVGKVQGFAFTLGLTTVLDVVVVFLFTKPLMTLLARRTFFGNGHKWSGLDPKSLGGNPPLRRTRRPAGPAAGPVDPKEA; this is translated from the coding sequence GTGGCAGCACCTAAGAAGGGCCGGAGCGCGAGCGCCCAGAGCAAACCAGGGCGCTCACTGGCCCTCATCCTGATCGCCATCGTGGCGCTCACCGGAGGGATGTTCGCCTCCGGGCACACCACTCCGCGTCTCGGCATCGACCTCGCCGGTGGTACGAGCATCACGCTCAAGGCGAAGGCCGACCAGGGGTCCGCGGTCAACAAGGCCAACATGGACACCGCGGTCGACATCATGAACCGCCGTGTCAACGGCCTCGGCGTCTCCGAGGCGGAGGTGCAGACCCAGGGAACCGACAACATCATCGTCAACATCCCGCGGGGCACCAACTCCAAGGAGGCCCAGCAGCAGGTCGGCACCACCGCCAAGCTCTACTTCCGGCCGGTTCTGGCCAGCGAGCCCAGCGGTGCCGCGGCCAGCCCCTCGCCGAGCGGCTCCCCGACCAGCGGTTCCTCGCCCAAGCCGGGCTCCAGCTCCTCCCCGAGCGCCTCCTCCCCGCAGAAGGCATCCTCCTCGTCGTCCTCGCCGTCGTCGAGCACGTCCCCGACCGCCTCCGCGACCACGCAGGGCCGTGCGGTCACCGACGCCCTCAAGGCCGGCTCCAGCCCCTCGCCGAGCGCGACGCCCACCGGCGGCTCCTCGCCGAAGCCGACCCCCTCGGCCTCCGGCGGCACGGACACCTCCAAGCTCCAGGCCGCGTACACCGCCCTGGACTGCTCCAAGAAGGCCGACCGCGCCGAGGCCGGCAACAACGCCAAGCCCGGTGATCCCACCATCGCCTGCGGCAAGGTCGGCAAGGGCTACTACAAGTACCTGCTCGGCCCGGCCGGCGTGGACGGCACCGAGGTGAAGAAGGCCCAGGCCGTCTTCGACACCCAGGGCGCCTCCGGCTGGCAGGTCCAGATGACCTTCAACTCCACGGGCGCCAAGAAGTTCGCCGACATCACCGGCGAGCTGGCCAAGAACCAGGCCCCGCAGAACGAGTTCGGCATCGTCCTGGACGGCGAGGTCGTCTCCAGCCCGTATGTCAGCACCGCCATCACCGGCGGCCAGGCGGAGATCTCCGGCAGCTTCACGCAGCAGGACGCGCAGAGCCTCGCCAACATGCTGTCGTACGGCGCGCTGCCGCTCTCCTTCCAGGAGCAGTCCGTCACCACCGTGACCGCCGCGCTCGGCGGCCAGCAGCTGCACGCCGGTCTGCTCGCGGGTGCCATCGGCCTCGCCCTGGTCGTGCTCTACCTGGTGGTCTACTACCGCGGCCTGTCGCTCGTCGCGATGGCCTCGCTGCTCGTCTCGGCGATCCTCACCTACGTGATCATGTCGCTGCTCGGCCCGGCCATCCACTTCGCGCTGAACCTGCCGGCCGTCTGCGGCGCCATCGTCGCCATCGGTATCACCGCCGACTCGTTCATCGTGTACTTCGAACGCATCAGGGACGAGATCCGCGAGGGCCGCTCGCTGCGACCCGCCGTCGAGCGTGCCTGGCCGCGCGCCCGGCGCACCGTCCTGGTCTCCGACTTCGTGTCGTTCCTCGCCGCCGCCGTGCTGTTCATCGTGACCGTCGGCAAGGTCCAGGGCTTCGCGTTCACGCTGGGTCTGACCACCGTGCTCGACGTGGTCGTCGTCTTCC